The Montipora capricornis isolate CH-2021 chromosome 3, ASM3666992v2, whole genome shotgun sequence genome includes the window TCGAACTGGTACACGCTTGGTTCTTCTATCAGAGAGTCTCTCCATAAGAATCTCAATGCTGGCTTATCACGATAAGGGAGACGGAGCAtatggtacatttctttcacatcAGCGGCCATTGCAATTCTTCCTTCGCAAAACCTGAGGAAAACTCCAAACAGAGAGGACAGAAGATCTGGTCCTGTGTAGATCTTATCGTTCAAACTTTGTCCCATGAATTTTGCTGATTCATCGTAGACTCTTCTGAGGTGATCAGGTTTTTTGGGTTTAATGACAAATCTGTGTGGTAAGTACCAAGTCACTTTACTATCGCACCGCACTTCCCCTTCACTCAGTTTCTTCACACAGCCCTTCTCAACGTCATCCTGGATTGACTTTGCATATCTCTCTCTGATCTCGGGACAGCTCTCAAACTTCTTCTCTAGGGATTGTAGCCTCCTCTTTGCCATTCCGTAATTGTTGGGCAGAGATGGTTCCTCATCTCTCCACAGTAGACCGGACACATACGCATCTTCATTCGCACTCTTAAAGGTTGTCTTTTCCATCAGTGACAATGCTCGCTTGTCCTCAATCGAACGGGTTGGATCAGCTAGCTTGACCACGCCCAAGGTTTCTATCTCTGACTGAGCCATGACCAGCTGCTTCAGCTCCTCATTTTCAACTGAACTTCTTTCATACACTTTGAACCCGTGAATGCTACTCTTCGCTCACCAGGTAACCAATTAGTCACCGCCCATCCAAGTGGGGTTTCAACAGCATAAGGTACCCTGTCAAGTTCCGGTTGACCTGAGGGTTTCAGAATTTGTGTTGGTAGAATCAAGTCAGAGTTGTTAGTTCCAATTATGAGTTGCACTGGACCCGTGTCAGTGTCACGCAAGTCCAAGGTCTTCAGATGTTGATACTCATGCTTGATTGTTGACCACTTCAACTTCTGATCCGGACCATTCAGGCTAGGAATTGTCTTCACATCACGCAAGGAGTACTTGACTTCCTCTTTTCCGACTCGTGCGACATGGCATTTCTTGATATTCTGGGAAGCAAACACCTTCTGCGCATTTACTCCTTGAATTTCGAGATCTACCTCTTTGCCTTGAAGCCCAAGTGAGAGCGCTAAGTTTTCATCTATAAGGGTTGTGTTACAGCCTGAGTCACGCAATGCCATCACCTGCTGTTTTCCTGTTTCTCCAAAGACAACTATGGGAAGTACTTCAACCAAAGCAAGACCACCAGTCTCACAACCTGTGTACGCTGATTGTTGATACTCCTCAAGAGGCTCCACAGCCTGACGTGGTGATGAGTCTCTACCTTCCAGGGAGACAGGAGCTGGGTTTCTCTCAACTTCTGGCACTTGTTCTGATTCACGTTTCGCTTTTGCCCGTTCAATAAATCTCAAGTCGACTTCATGTACAAGGGTATGATGACGCATGTCACAGTTTTCAACTTTGCATCTATTCTTACTACGACATTTACGCAGACGATGACCGGGTAATAGACAACATAAGCATAGTTTGTGTTCCTCGACAACTTTCTCCTTTTCGCTAGTCAACATTCCCTGAAATCGTTTGCACTCTTGCAAAGTGTGATTAGTGGACTGGTGAATTGGGCACTTTGTTCCACACCTGGCGCGTAAAGATTCTCCCGTGGCTCCTGCAAACAGCCCAGGTTGGGATTTGTCAGCTGGCTTACGCCTATCAACTTTAGATGTATCTGAACGCTTCCACTCTCTCTTCTCCATCATCCACCGCTGCTTGGACTCACTAATTTTTGCCTCTTTCTCTAGCCAATTTGCAAATGAATCCCAGGTTGACAATTTCGGTTTTCCTTCAACAAACTACGCCCATCTGCCGGAAAGGCGTGTGGGAAGTTTAGAAACAGTTGCTTCAGGGACTTGCGAGCTAAGCTCGTGAAGAAAgttatgctctttgaaaatgCCTATCAATTCAGAAACTATTTCTTGATACTGCCGGATCTGCACACTATTTTCTTTCACTATGGTCGGAAACTGATCTATACGTTTCTTCGCAGCTGATACCACTGTGTCTACACGACCAAAACGCTCCTGGAGCGCGGTCCATGCCTCCCTGTAATTATCTGAACCTGGCATGAATTTCGCTAGACATGATTTTGCACTTCCATCCACAGAATCTAACAGAAATTTAAGCTTCTCTGTTGCATCATAAACTTCCTTTTTATCCACTTCAACATTAAATGCTGCTTTGAATTTTGAGTACTCTGGTGGATTTCCATTGAACTTCTGCACGTTTGGTTTAACGATTTTCACAAAGGCTGGCAGCATTTTCTCAAACAACTGATCTATCTTTGACGTTTGCACACTAGGGTCTCCTGTGGCAGAGGTTTTCAACTCAGCTTCACCTTTAGCAATAAAAGATTCACATGTCTCTTTTTTACGGGGCTCACTAGAAACCTCTGTTACGATCTCTGGTTTGGTGGATTTAACTTCCTCCATGTGAGGTTTTTCAACAACATTGTTTTCAGTAATTTCCAGGTCTAACGCGAGACCCGATCGTTCACACTGTCTGAAGGTAATTTATTTAACTCTTCATTAATATCACCTTTATTTGACATACCTTCTTCCTGGGCGATGGCATCTTCGAACTCATATTCCAATCTTGATTCTTCagctttcttttgaagttcCAAGAGTTTTGCACGCTTCTGTTGTTTGGCTCGCAGACACTCGATCTCATTTGCGAACGTTTGCTCGCCTATTTTTAGTTCCAGTGCTAACTTCTCAGCTCGCAATTTCTTTCTCAAAACGGAACGTTTACTTGAAGTAGTAGACTCACTTGGCGTGAACAGTTGAGGTGTTTCGCCTTCTTCTCTGTTTGAGGCACTCATCATGGCACGACTTGAATGATTCTTCCACAATATTGAACCAGGCGGTTCGATGATGAATTTTACACACAATTACACGCAGTTTCACGGCTGTCTTACAGCTTGACTCGGCGACTTTCCCCTTGATTTCACAATCTCCGGCTCGGTGGACCAAATGTCGCTGCTGGACGACGATAAAACTCTGCTGGTTCGTTTTGTACAACTTTATTCTCCGATTTTACATTCAGAACGTTCAACAACACCGCTTTCTCACGCACATCTTATCTCCTTTACACGTGCGGACGAGGTCCCTAGAAACGGACTGACGTCATTGGTATCATAGCAACGCGACCGGAAATGAAAGTTCAGGAAGCAGGAGGCACAGCTTTCATTAAACCAAAGGCACTCGATGTTCCATCTAATGCGAGGAGTGCAAAACTGCTAGCTCATCTGTAAATTTAGCAATTCATGAACTTGTAGTGCTTATATATAGTCCTTAACAATGACGGGACAGAAACAATGTTATGCATAAGAGTACTCGTATAGAATGTGGTCAAAGAGTTCTGGATTCCTTTCCGTGAAACAATTTGCGCCAAAGCTTgaagtaggtaggtaggtaagtaagtaagtaaagtagAGTAAAGTAAGTatcattatttaccctcggatttttagagtagctaatagctaatatctccgagcattgaatcccaactggccggaggcaaaccattagcagccaggaaattgaaccagggactaccaggagcaaattcaacgagtggtcagaacgtatCTTGAACGGCCGGGatatccggatctcaaggcaagcgccctaaccactgggctgcgCTGCCTCCTAAGTGTAACAACATGACGATTCTCAACGATTTGTTAACTCGAAGTATCAGAGCTGCCTCGATATAATCTTCTAATGCATCATGATGATGGCTGTACAAGAGCGATTTTCTTGGCAGCAAGGGCCCAGGATGGAATTTCTGCAGCGTTATTTCTCCACCATGAAAATCATCTGGGATGTTTCCTACCATCACCAGATATGCTGGAAGTTCGTCCTTCAAGGAAAGGATCGTGTTATCATCATTGAGGAACGGCACAGCTCTAATCCGATCAACATCTGCAGCAACTGGCCTCGATGTCTTGACAACTCGTGGGTTGAACAACTGCGCTGCTTGGAATAATCGGATGGAAAGTGAGACGATAGCATAATTTGCAGACGTTTCCAAGTAGATTTGGAAAGCAGGCATCAGGCATTCTCTCAAACCATAAAAAAACCACCTTTGCCGCTCAACATCATTGAGGGGGAATAACTGTTGAACCACGCACGTTAAGGTAGCAAAGTTCTGAACATAGATCAATCGTCTTAAATCCTCGAGCTGCTGAAAGGCAATAAATACTAAGGCGCCATCTCCTTCGAGAGTATAGGTAGCCTTGAGGAACTTCTCCACCTGCATCATAGCAGCTTGCTCAACCCGTATGTGTAAGGAACTTTGCTGGCTTGAATCGGAGAGTTTCCCCTCGATACGTTCGGAAAGTCCTCATTGCTTTCCAAGAAATTAAGGTGTTTACGTGGTACGTGGTACCTTCAAACATTCCCCCAGAGACCACCACCTGGTTGCGTTATAGCGATGGCATTCCTTTACCAGATATCTGGGTCCAGACTCGTCTGGCCTTCATGCTTGTGATGAAAATAACATTCCGTGTAGACATAAATCGGGTAAGGGCTGGTGCTTTGCATTTTACTCCGATTCGGGCAAGGAAATGGGAGATGCAACCCACTTCTAGCATGTCAGGATAAAGAGCAGACAGTTTTGAGAGCACATGTATTTACCGCTTCTCTATCTCTCATTGCAGCTAGGAGTTGACCTTGGAGAACACTAAGCTTGCGATGAGGCACTTCAATCACTATTCGAGCCAACTCGTCGCCACATACAGAACTCTTAACAAGGTGAAAACGCATCAACCTCACTTTAAATTCCCACTCATCTACGAAGCGAAGTAGCAATACCAATGCTTCACCATCTCTGGTGGTTCCGTCAAATATTGAGACATCTTTGCCCATAAGCTCTTTTAAAATTGTTGTGTTCTCCTCTTCAAGTATAAAGGGGATGAGTTGACGGATATGGGAGTGTGATCTAAGAGAGAAGCCGGCCTCCTCAAACACCTCCCTGAAGTATTCAAGACGATGCAGTGGCGTTCCACTCTTCAACAATGCACAGCCCACCTCTACCCTAAAAACCCTCGTGGATGTTGGCAATGTTTCGCCTTTAGGGTGATACTTATCATCAAACTTCGTCAGTGCCTCTGCAATGTCTTTGTCA containing:
- the LOC138041840 gene encoding uncharacterized protein, translating into MMEKREWKRSDTSKVDRRKPADKSQPGLFAGATGESLRARCGTKCPIHQSTNHTLQECKRFQGMLTSEKEKVVEEHKLCLCCLLPGHRLRKCRSKNRCKVENCDMRHHTLVHEVDLRFIERAKAKRESEQVPEVERNPAPVSLEGRDSSPRQAVEPLEEYQQSAYTGCETGGLALVEVLPIVVFGETGKQQVMALRDSGCNTTLIDENLALSLGLQGKEVDLEIQGVNAQKVFASQNIKKCHVARVGKEEVKYSLRDVKTIPSLNGPDQKLKWSTIKHEYQHLKTLDLRDTDTGPVQLIIGTNNSDLILPTQILKPSGQPELDRVPYAVETPLGWAVTNWLPGERRVAFTGSKCMKEVQLKMRS